A genome region from Hippopotamus amphibius kiboko isolate mHipAmp2 chromosome 1, mHipAmp2.hap2, whole genome shotgun sequence includes the following:
- the LOC130834969 gene encoding proline-rich protein 36-like produces the protein MDHLSPETDNASTTVTQQGDGEIPSLVTAAPFTTVERWKQPKAQPQVSASPAAQRLGGQVSTGNLPEAPSPQNSLQVSGSARHPGRSWGARKTHGGGPASGRHPEPPGLHGPSPPSPRAGTVAVVTPRRAEHGAQRCFTVKVKLLGGKCVLLHREGSSPGQGRSPSETWIDCHPRAGAPRPKKGAPSYQGSRLGLEPQPRPQEASPQEQTQPFCPRLMPATATACLGSGPCFHGLPPCPRPAPGPAPPARAASTLTPGPPSTLHPIFVLPGPASSRKPLSSLTPEQDTSCPAPVPWQAAGHRHPFGGVVPKGGLVAERPSIQKSPYLGGGVRGPSRRDAGGPAVTQRCPRVVARLNSSRTPAAQLPGPADLRVLWDPSHPPGRAALARWGRGRGPTWSGGQERVTRGEQGRRPSSSPSSARAQPRGHRSLGSLGPAGPAGRGLGYGRAPRPGWHLGLRRRDRACGAREGHVLQPPSPWGGSPRPLCRLRGSPALRTRDKFSLPTLGPASFLVEELTRLHQSRPSVAERPSGPAGQAPARRRTESRGAFQVSAEGGQERAEEWTAARRTLDPPPHCPPPPPPPQAPGIRPPTRKATPVPDLLTPPTPSPLPSWGPTSTRHVPRSVLQNLLSPAKHLCSFNHALHGHSQTFRPTCPPRPGSSTFLEGNPPSRVPALRRLLPPTLGPGRANFLNPLSSPPPPPAIRAMIFFESSI, from the exons ATGGACCATCTAAGCCCAGAGACGGACAACGCCTCGACGACCGTCACACAGCAAGGGGACGGCGAGATCCCGTCTCTGGTCACTGCAGCACCATTCACAACAGTggaaaggtggaaacagcccaaag CCCAGCCCCAGGTCTCAGCATCTCCTGCCGCCCAGCGTCTGGGGGGGCAGGTCAGCACGGGGAACCTCCCcgaggccccctccccccagaacaGCCTGCAA GTGTCAGGGAGCGCCCGCCACCCGGGCCGGAGCTGGGGCGCCAGGAAGACGCACGGTGGAGGCCCGGCCTCAGGCCGCCACCCGGAACCCCCGGGGCTCCACgggcccagccctccctcccctcggGCTGGGACG GTGGCAGTGGTGACGCCACGCCGTGCAGAGCACGGTGCACAGCGTTGCTTTACCGTGAAGGTGAAGCTGCTCGGGGGGAAATGCGTCCTGTTACACCGAGAGGGGTCCAGTCCTGGTCAGGGCCGGTCTCCAAGCGAGACGTGGAT TGACTGCCACCCCAGGGCAGGCGCTCCGAGGCCCAAGAAAGGTGCCCCAAGCTACCAAGGGTCCCGGCTGGGACTCGAGCCGCAGCCCAGACCGCAGGAGGCCTCACCCCAGGAGCAGACGCAGCCCTTCTGCCCCAGGCTG ATgccagccacagccacagcctgCCTGGGCTCCGGGCCCTGTTTCCACGGGCTGccgccctgcccccgccctgcccctggccctgcccccccAGCCAGGGCTGCCTCCACGCTCACCCCTGGTCCACCGTCCACTCTCCACCCCATCTTTgtcctgccaggccctgcctcctccaggaagccactgTCCTCCCTGACTCCGGAACAGGACACCTCGTGTCCTGCCCCCGTCCCCTGGCAGGCGGCAGGGCACAGACACCCCTTCGGTGGCGTGGTCCCGAAGGGCGGCCTTGTCG CAGAACGTCCCAGCATTCAGAAGTCCCCATACCTGGGCGGAGGGGTCAGGGGGCCGTCACGCAGGGACGCAGGAGGCCCCGCCGTGACACAGCGCTGTCCCCGGGTGGTGGCCCGGCTGAATTCCAGCAGGACACCCGCTGCCCAGCTTCCCGGGCCCGCGGACCTCAGGGTCCTCTGGGACCCCAGCCACCCCCCGGGACGGGCTGCCCTCGCCCGGTGGGGCCGGGGCAGGGGTCCCACCTGGAGTGGTGGCCAGGAGCGTGTCACCCGCGGGGAGCAAGGGCGGCGGCCATCTTCATCCCCCTCTTCCGCCCGCGCCCAGCCACGTGGCCACAGGAGCCTGGGCAGCCTGGGCCCCGCTGGCCCCGCAGGGCGTGGGCTGGGGTACGGACGGGCCCCCCGGCCAGGGTGGCACCTGGGCCTCCGGCGGAGAGACCGGGCCTGCGGGGCCCGGGAGGGACACGTGCTGCAGCCTCCGTCGCCCTGGGGGGGCTCCCCGCGGCCCCTCTGCCGGCTCAGGGGGAGCCCAGCGCTGAGGACGAGGGACAAATTTAGCCTCCCCACCCTGGGGCCGG CCAGCTTCCTGGTGGAGGAACTCACGCGGCTACACCAGAGTCGCCCGAGCGTGGCCGAGCGCCCCAGTGGCCCAGCAGGGCAGGCACCGGCGCGGAGGCGCACAGAGAG CCGCGGCGCGTTCCAAGTGAGCGCCGAGGGTGGCCAGGAGCGGGCAGAGGAGTGGACAGCAGCCCGGCGCACCCTGGACCCTCCGCCTCactgcccacctccacccccgccTCCACAGGCACCTGGAATCCGGCCTCCCACCCGCAAGGCCACCCCAGTCCCAGACctcctcaccccccccaccccatcccc CCTCCCCTCTTGGGGTCCTACCTCCACACGCCACGTGCCACGCTCGGTCCTCCAGAATCTTCTCTCCCCCGCCAAGCACCTGTGCTCCTTCAACCACGCCCTGCACGGCCATTCCCAAACCTTCCGCCCCACCTGCCCACCTCGTCCGGGCTCCTCCACGTTCCTTGAAGGGAACCCCCCCAGCCGCGTCCCCGCCCTGCgcagactcctgcctcccaccctgggCCCAGGACGCGCTAATTTCCTGAACCCTCTcagctccccgcccccgcccccagccatcCGGGCCATGATTTTTTTCGAGAGCTCCATTTGA